In Carya illinoinensis cultivar Pawnee chromosome 6, C.illinoinensisPawnee_v1, whole genome shotgun sequence, a single genomic region encodes these proteins:
- the LOC122314507 gene encoding NADH dehydrogenase [ubiquinone] 1 beta subcomplex subunit 3-A-like, producing the protein MANKALGPTGEFFRRRDEWRKHPMLTNQLRHATPGLGIALVAFGIYLIGEQVYDRLHAPSSSHHNHSAPSTSPASH; encoded by the coding sequence ATGGCGAATAAGGCCCTGGGACCCACGGGAGAGTTCTTCAGGAGAAGGGACGAGTGGAGAAAGCACCCGATGCTGACGAATCAGCTCCGCCACGCCACTCCCGGCCTCGGCATTGCCCTCGTTGCCTTTGGCATCTACCTCATCGGCGAACAAGTGTACGACAGGCTCCACGCTCCTTCCTCTTCTCACCACAACCACTCTGCTCCATCAACTTCCCCTGCTTCACACTGA